A window of the Salvelinus fontinalis isolate EN_2023a chromosome 14, ASM2944872v1, whole genome shotgun sequence genome harbors these coding sequences:
- the LOC129810722 gene encoding interferon-induced protein with tetratricopeptide repeats 2-like produces the protein MNPAQTALKTKLEELECHFTWGLEVSRSKLLIHRDHLEDIGSDEGFPWLGQMYNLWAYIHHTLDSTDAALQCLSKAEEAVHLNSPSDTMGPWQLVHYGNLAWVHYHLDNQAESQRCLTKVEGLLRDYPSPSQGELHPEVCVEKAWTLMKFDQDKRLKAIDYFQMAIGMEPERKEWQSSHALALESVYFHPNTQQKESEVLEELRLAKEHDPDNLYVASIYLLRLGRSGQVRREEAQQLAQQILKKPVSCYSGLRPLLQFYRTYLSHNEAIDLAGEALERHPNVRYLKKQLATSYKWKIFSKEDSPRRQSMCDRAISLYSDLISLYPETSLKVQLDLASIYAESDIDRTEMANQIYENLFSSEQDPYELQMLYFHYATYNNFHIQDRNASIDYHKKAAEIPNPNKYGKKSFNILRKIEQRGRNQRCAEIWEFLKNLSSHNE, from the exons ATGAA CCCTGCTCAGACCGCCCTGAAGACTAAACTGGAAGAGCTGGAGTGTCACTTCACCTGGGGACTGGAAGTCAGCAGGTCCAAGCTGCTCATTCACAGAGATCACCTTGAGGACATTGGCAGTGACGAGGGCTTTCCATGGCTGGGTCAGATGTACAACTTGTGGGCTTACATACACCACACCCTGGACTCCACTGACGCAGCCCTGCAGTGCCTCAGTAAGGCAGAGGAGGCCGTTCACCTAAACAGTCCTTCAGACACGATGGGTCCTTGGCAGCTGGTCCACTATGGGAACCTAGCCTGGGTGCACTATCACCTGGATAACCAGGCGGAGAGCCAGCGGTGCTTGACAAAGGTTGAGGGACTGCTACGAGATTACCCCTCACCTTCCCAGGGAGAACTGCACCCTGAGGTGTGTGTTGAAAAAGCCTGGACCCTTATGAAGTTTGACCAGGACAAAAGACTGAAAGCAATAGATTACTTTCAAATGGCTATTGGGATGGAACCTGAGAGAAAGGAGTGGCAATCGAGCCATGCCTTGGCCTTAGAATCAGTCTATTTTCATCCAAACACCCAACAGAAGGAGTCTGAGGTTCTAGAGGAGCTGAGACTTGCCAAGGAACACGATCCAGACAACTTGTATGTAGCAAGTATCTATCTGTTAAGACTTGGCCGGAGTGGCCAGGTGAGAAGGGAGGAAGCTCAACAGCTAGCGCAGCAAATTTTAAAGAAGCCTGTCAGTTGCTACAGTGGTCTTAGACCCTTACTTCAGTTTTACAGAACATATTTATCACACAATGAAGCTATTGACCTAGCAGGCGAGGCTCTGGAAAGACATCCAAATGTGCGCTACCTGAAAAAACAGCTAGCGACTTCCTACAAATGGAAAATATTTTCAAAGGAGGACAGTCCGAGGAGGCAGAGCATGTGCGACAGAGCCATCAGTCTCTATTCAGATCTGATCTCACTCTATCCAGAGACATCACTAAAGGTCCAACTGGACCTTGCAAGCATCTACGCAGAATCAGACATTGACAGGACAGAAATGGCCAATCAGATCTATGAGAATTTATTCTCCAGCGAGCAGGATCCATACGAGTTGCAGATGCTCTACTTCCATTACGCTACATACAACAACTTCCACATCCAGGATCGCAATGCATCAATTGATTATCACAAGAAGGCAGCAGAAATACCAAATCCTAACAAATACGGTAAAAAGAGTTTCAACATATTGAGGAAGATTGAACAACGGGGAAGAAATCAAAGATGTGCAGAAATCTGGGAATTTCTCAAAAACCTTTCTTCTCACAATGAATAA
- the LOC129810723 gene encoding pre-mRNA-splicing factor 38A, with protein sequence MANRTVKDANSIHGTNPQYLVEKIIRTRIYESKYWKEECFGLTAELVVDKAMALKFVGGVYGGNIKPTPFLCLTLKMLQIQPEKDIIVEFIKNEDFKYVRLLGAMYMRLTGTSVDCYKYLEPLYNDYRKIKSQNRNGEFELQHVDEFIDELLHSERMCDIILPRLQKRQVLEEAELLDTRISALEEDLDEVETSDEEDEEEEKPERVQTPEPHRRSYRDNDRPRRSPSPRYRRSRSPRRRSRSPKRRSTSPRRERHRSKSPRRHRSRSRERRHRSKSPGHHRSHRHRSRSKSPERSSKKSHKKSRRGNE encoded by the exons ATGGCAAATAGGACTGTTAAAGATGCAAACAGTATACATGGAACAAATCCACAATACTTGGTAGAGAAAATTATTCGTACTCGAATTTATGAATCAAAATATTGGAAAGAAGAATGCTTTGGTCTGACTG CCGAACTTGTCGTTGACAAAGCCATGGCGTTGAAGTTTGTCGGAGGAGTCTATGGAGGAAATATCAAACCTACACCGTTTCTGTGTCTCACTCTGAAGATGCTACAGATTCAGCCAGAAAAAGACATCATTGTAGAATTCATCAAGAACGAGGATTTCAA GTATGTCCGCTTGCTAGGAGCAATGTACATGAGGTTGACTGGGACATCAGTGGATTGCTACAAATACCTGGAACCACTGTACAACGACTACCGAAAAATCAAGAGCCAGAACAGAAATGGAG AGTTTGAGCTGCAACATGTAGATGAGTTCATTGATGAACTGCTACACTCTGAGAGAATGTGTGACATCATCCTTCCCAGGCTTCAG AAAAGGCAGGTCCTTGAGGAGGCAGAGTTGTTAGACACACGCATCAGCGCCCTAGAAGAGGACCTAGATGAAGTGGAGACCAGTGATGAGGAagacgaggaagaggagaag CCAGAGAGAGTTCAGACCCCGGAGCCCCACAGACGGAGTTACCGGGACAACGACCGCCCTCGCCGTTCGCCCTCTCCACGCTACAGACGCAGCCGTTCACCCAGACG GAGGAGCAGATCACCCAAGAGACGAAG CACATCCCCCAGACGAGAGCGCCACCGTAGCAAAAGTCCCCGTCGCCACCGCAGCCGCTCCCGAGAGAGACGTCACCGCTCAAAGTCCCCAG GCCATCACAGAAGCCACAGGCATCGCAGTCGCTCCAAATCCCCAGAGAG GAGTTCAAAAAAGAGCCACAAGAAGAGTCGAAGAGGGAACGAGTGA